Proteins from a genomic interval of Rubinisphaera italica:
- a CDS encoding sulfatase family protein, translated as MPGSIFKAICLSLIALIHLLPIEPVAAADRPNIVFILTDDQRWDSLGCMGNEIIQTPAIDKLSREGVTFENMFCTTSICAVSRATYMTGQYARRHGINDFRTSYTPEQLDNSFPMQLRDNGYRTGMIGKWGIGGKLPVDRYDYWKGFPGQSKYFPNGPQGASQHLTEIMRDQSLEFLDGCSEEQPFMLQLYSKAAHCQDGDPWPFQPDPKYNSMYSDLEIPAPPLASEDQFNRLPEFLKTSEARTRWHVRFENPALFQKSIKDYYRLIAGLDETVAAIRKKLEEKGFAENTVIIYTSDNGFYLGDRGLAGKWYMHEESIRLPLIIFDPRLPERDRNKRRSEMVLNIDISPTIFDLAGLPIPAKVQGKSLLPLLKHGDPSWRNSFVYEHRVPIKTIPESEGLRTKRWSYVRYVETDPPTEQLFDLEADPLEENDLAVLPDMQPLLNRFRNALDQEISEIE; from the coding sequence ATGCCAGGTTCGATATTCAAAGCCATTTGTCTTTCTCTGATTGCCCTCATCCATCTCCTGCCAATTGAACCAGTTGCTGCGGCAGATCGTCCGAATATTGTTTTTATTCTGACGGATGACCAACGCTGGGATTCTCTGGGCTGCATGGGAAACGAGATCATACAGACTCCCGCCATTGATAAGCTCTCGCGCGAGGGAGTGACTTTCGAAAATATGTTCTGTACGACCTCTATCTGTGCGGTCAGTCGTGCGACTTATATGACAGGGCAATACGCACGACGACATGGCATCAACGACTTTCGAACCTCGTACACTCCCGAACAACTTGATAATTCCTTTCCGATGCAATTGCGGGACAACGGCTATCGCACAGGCATGATTGGCAAATGGGGCATTGGGGGAAAGCTGCCAGTCGACCGTTATGACTACTGGAAAGGCTTTCCCGGTCAGAGCAAATACTTTCCGAATGGCCCTCAGGGGGCTTCCCAGCATTTAACGGAAATCATGCGGGATCAATCCCTCGAATTCCTGGATGGGTGCAGTGAAGAGCAACCCTTTATGCTGCAGCTTTATTCAAAAGCGGCTCATTGTCAGGATGGGGATCCCTGGCCATTCCAGCCCGATCCCAAATACAACAGCATGTACAGCGACCTTGAAATCCCGGCTCCCCCACTCGCCTCCGAAGATCAATTCAACCGACTTCCCGAATTTCTGAAAACCTCCGAGGCTCGCACACGCTGGCATGTCCGTTTCGAAAATCCCGCATTATTTCAGAAGTCGATCAAAGACTATTACCGACTCATTGCCGGCTTGGACGAAACCGTCGCGGCGATTCGTAAAAAACTGGAAGAAAAGGGATTTGCAGAAAATACGGTCATCATTTACACCTCCGATAACGGGTTCTATCTGGGAGATCGTGGACTGGCTGGGAAGTGGTACATGCATGAGGAATCGATTCGGCTGCCGCTGATCATTTTCGATCCTCGGCTGCCTGAAAGAGACCGAAATAAGCGTCGCTCGGAAATGGTCCTCAATATTGACATTTCTCCGACAATTTTCGATCTGGCTGGTTTGCCCATCCCCGCCAAAGTTCAGGGTAAGAGCCTGCTTCCCCTGTTGAAGCACGGCGATCCCAGCTGGAGAAATTCGTTCGTTTATGAACATCGCGTTCCCATCAAAACGATTCCTGAGTCTGAAGGCCTCCGCACGAAACGCTGGTCCTACGTGCGTTATGTCGAAACCGATCCTCCCACAGAGCAGCTTTTCGATCTCGAAGCAGATCCTCTGGAAGAAAATGACCTCGCAGTTCTGCCAGATATGCAACCGCTGCTTAATCGCTTCCGCAATGCGCTCGATCAGGAAATCTCTGAGATTGAGTGA